The genomic DNA GACGGTTATTAAAAggcccaaattaaaaaaaaaNNNNNNNNNNNNNNNNNNNNNNNNNNNNNNNNNNNNNNNNNNNNNNNNttattgacttttttttttttttttctttcttcctttataaaaaggaataaaatatttacatttctACCTAGAAGAATAAACGTAATATTTTATGAATAGCAAGAAAGGAAACATGGCATTTAAGAAAAATAgcaaaatgattttgatttacTGCGTTAATTACTTTTTCTTAGATTCATTGGTGGTCACCAAATTTTAACTCTGAGAAATTAAAGAATCACTCGAATAGGATACTGTATGTTGGGGAAATATTCGAATATTGTTTCGCCATTAGGAACTTTTTGTGCGGATTTTTCCTGACAACGATGGTTACTTATCTCTTTACTAATTAAATGGACCGACAAGAAGCTTGTTGACGTGGGAGCATGTGATGACACATGCTAATTTGGCTAtcattatcaaacaaaattttcttcagtatatgtgtttgtgtgtaATACGTGTACGTTTTATTTATAGACGTAGCAAAAATATTCACGGCTGCTTTTTGTGTTCAATTTGTCTTTCGTATGGACCTTCTATTTCCAATGTTAATGGGTCAAGTCCATTCTTTGGGCTTAATTTAAGTATAGAGAAGAATATGTACATTCCAGTTTCAGTTTTGGTACATGCAgacaaaatttacaataattgatttgatcaaatatatcaattaatatatatttactttttggGTCAACTATTccaaaaaagttaaaacccaCACAGCTAAACATATTTGAACTGAAACAATTTAAAACTGGATAACTTTCCGGAAAGGactatatatcaaaaaacatgtaaatgagGATAAAGCACAAAAGAAACCACGTGATAATTTTTTGAATCAGTAAACCACGTGATTTCATATATACAAAACGAACTATtgtcctttccttttttttggtaggaactATTGTCATTTCTTTTACCCATACAAAAATCGCACTTACGCCATCACATTTTGAATATTggataaatatttttacttttgcactacgtaaattaatcaaaaattataattaaaggtgatttattaattttgtaattttttaagtttcttttaccaaaagaaaaaaagagagagaggatgaaTTACCTTTTACATTTGACTCAATGTTTTGTATTTCTAGTCTATTGTTCTTAGTTATACAATTTTTTGTGATCCAAAGAAGAAAAGTTACACActtttttacaaatcaaaatatttgagAGTAACTTCGCTTTATATTTAAAATGCAATATTCATGATaatttctttgtgtttgtgttaaTGAAGaacttcaaattatattatttttttattttaaagccGTATATTGTAGAGGTCTTTCTGTCTaatcgaattatatatatatatatattggagaagaaaataataaatattatgctTTTGGTGGATAACAAAGGAAAACGAAAACAGAGGAACAACAAATGGCAGGGAGAATAAGCTGCTGTCTGAATCTTCCTCTCGTAGATTCCAACTCTGCACAATCATTATCTCCACTTCTCAAGAAAACGTCACATATCTCTTGGTATATCTATTCAATTcaattcatgaaaaaaaaaaatcattattccACCTGATCATTTTTCACATATCAAATACTATCATTTTACTCTTTTATTGTATAGTACTACTAGTTGGAGAACAGAGCATCTGACTGAGCCAcggaagaacaacaacaagtgTTCTCTTGTCTTTGGCGTGGCGGCGACTGTCCTGATCGGCGCGATTCAAATCAGTGACGTGGCATCGGTTGCAGCTGCGTTGCCTGTGGAAGATATGGTCGCCGGCGTGGTGCCGCCACCACGGAGGTGGAGCGACAAGAGGACGTGTCCGCCTTGGCTTGAGAACTCGCTAGAGACCATCGTACCGGAGAATCTTCCCCGTCCGTCGGCTCATCGACGTTTGGAGTTAGCTGGATTAGCCAAGGGTGATGCGCCGCCGGTCGATGCGGTGGT from Camelina sativa cultivar DH55 chromosome 7, Cs, whole genome shotgun sequence includes the following:
- the LOC104703093 gene encoding uncharacterized protein LOC104703093 is translated as MAGRISCCLNLPLVDSNSAQSLSPLLKKTSHISCTTSWRTEHLTEPRKNNNKCSLVFGVAATVLIGAIQISDVASVAAALPVEDMVAGVVPPPRRWSDKRTCPPWLENSLETIVPENLPRPSAHRRLELAGLAKGDAPPVDAVVTRVNRTACFSV